Proteins from a single region of Runella sp. SP2:
- a CDS encoding AraC family transcriptional regulator: MKINFKIQPSEKWLEELAMQLGTIPETATTFTVRYEDSFLRVNTVPYNKNFIPFVGKLVTQQPLGFCKENFGTNEYWTLQLVKSSRKHKLELINESGEVRVIESRTSGVFFSSSMIVDLELEASQETSVLSVNLHRDWLCEQLGISESVEPDESKLRELLMSESASFLCISTYPDWIEDLVDNVGAFNWKLMLQAKCLQLIADLSSQLRGKKSVACQLNGQDLQKIESIEAQFFGANKVLPSIDFLAKEAGMSISKFKKCFKIRFGASPYEYYLNLKLDEAKNQLLEKKWTISEIASQLGYTSTANFDKAFKKRFLVNPSTMLRNAS; the protein is encoded by the coding sequence ATGAAAATCAATTTTAAGATTCAACCATCCGAAAAATGGTTAGAAGAACTCGCTATGCAGCTAGGTACAATCCCCGAAACTGCGACAACCTTTACAGTTCGTTATGAAGACTCTTTTTTGAGGGTCAACACGGTGCCTTATAACAAAAACTTCATTCCATTTGTTGGAAAATTGGTGACTCAGCAACCATTGGGTTTTTGTAAGGAGAATTTTGGGACAAATGAATATTGGACGCTCCAATTAGTCAAGTCGTCTCGAAAACACAAGTTGGAATTAATAAACGAATCAGGAGAGGTAAGAGTAATCGAATCACGTACTTCTGGCGTTTTTTTTAGTTCAAGTATGATTGTCGATTTGGAGCTAGAGGCCAGTCAAGAAACCAGTGTACTGTCGGTAAATCTACACAGGGATTGGCTGTGCGAGCAACTAGGAATTAGCGAGTCGGTCGAACCTGATGAATCTAAGTTACGGGAATTATTGATGTCAGAATCAGCGAGTTTTTTGTGCATCAGTACTTATCCCGACTGGATTGAGGATTTGGTTGATAACGTAGGGGCATTCAACTGGAAACTGATGTTGCAGGCAAAGTGCTTGCAGTTAATTGCGGATTTAAGTTCGCAGTTGAGAGGAAAAAAGTCGGTTGCCTGCCAGTTGAATGGGCAGGATTTACAGAAAATAGAATCTATAGAGGCACAGTTTTTTGGAGCAAACAAGGTTTTACCCTCGATTGATTTCTTGGCAAAAGAGGCGGGTATGAGTATCTCAAAGTTTAAGAAGTGTTTCAAAATTCGATTTGGTGCTTCCCCGTATGAGTATTATTTAAACCTGAAACTAGACGAAGCAAAAAACCAATTGTTGGAAAAAAAGTGGACAATTTCAGAAATAGCGTCGCAGTTGGGCTATACCAGTACGGCCAATTTTGATAAAGCTTTTAAGAAAAGGTTTTTGGTCAACCCGTCAACAATGTTACGAAACGCAAGCTAA
- a CDS encoding AraC family transcriptional regulator yields the protein MGANIINIGLCLWASVLCFRFKKESYPYYLGAIFVILGIHQAFSLLPISMMKGFMRWIPETLLLLIPVALVQSVRTALGRTEAFSAKWLLVPAGLYVKAFSYMYAAGMVQHDNFYQSTFFFTALGGAFLFNVGTAIYLETLVFKHYEIATKDKLFYSIQGQIGGILTCILIMGVEVFFVVPQYVSLTVVGLISALTILAVTMEWFQAGVPAVSLPIEVKDERFHAVRIASATNTLSPKKELAPELREEYVQRVKEALETKELYLNVKLSLSDFAKEIGMNPHHLSYIINREWELNFNELLNVYRINRAKQLLLEPGNETATMFAIAIDSGFNSESSFYTVFKKNTGLSPKKFKDSIKSTSEL from the coding sequence ATGGGAGCAAACATCATCAATATTGGGCTGTGCTTGTGGGCGAGTGTGCTTTGTTTTCGCTTTAAAAAAGAGAGCTACCCCTACTATTTAGGGGCTATTTTTGTGATTTTGGGCATCCACCAGGCTTTTTCTTTGCTTCCAATCAGTATGATGAAAGGATTTATGCGCTGGATTCCCGAAACGCTGTTGTTGTTGATTCCTGTGGCCCTTGTACAGTCGGTTCGGACTGCATTGGGGCGGACTGAGGCGTTTTCGGCCAAGTGGTTGTTGGTACCAGCGGGCTTGTATGTGAAGGCGTTTTCTTATATGTATGCTGCTGGAATGGTTCAACACGATAATTTTTACCAAAGTACGTTCTTCTTTACGGCACTCGGAGGGGCTTTTCTGTTCAATGTCGGTACGGCCATATACCTTGAGACTTTGGTATTTAAACATTACGAAATAGCTACCAAAGACAAACTTTTTTATAGTATTCAGGGACAGATTGGTGGTATATTAACATGTATTTTAATTATGGGAGTTGAGGTATTCTTTGTTGTACCCCAATATGTCTCTTTAACTGTGGTAGGTTTGATAAGTGCACTGACTATTTTGGCCGTGACAATGGAATGGTTTCAGGCGGGGGTTCCTGCGGTATCGCTGCCTATTGAAGTCAAAGACGAGCGATTTCACGCGGTTCGTATTGCCAGTGCGACCAATACCCTTAGTCCGAAAAAAGAATTAGCGCCAGAGTTGCGAGAAGAATACGTACAACGCGTAAAAGAAGCCCTTGAAACCAAAGAATTATATCTAAACGTAAAGTTATCTCTCAGCGACTTTGCCAAAGAAATTGGCATGAACCCGCACCACCTATCTTATATCATTAACCGCGAATGGGAGCTTAATTTTAATGAACTTCTAAATGTATATCGCATCAACCGTGCCAAGCAGTTGTTGTTAGAACCTGGCAACGAAACAGCTACTATGTTTGCCATTGCGATTGACTCTGGCTTCAATTCGGAGTCATCTTTCTACACAGTTTTCAAAAAAAACACGGGTCTTTCTCCCAAAAAATTCAAAGATTCTATAAAATCTACTTCAGAATTATAA